One Lytechinus variegatus isolate NC3 chromosome 11, Lvar_3.0, whole genome shotgun sequence DNA segment encodes these proteins:
- the LOC121423467 gene encoding gamma-glutamylaminecyclotransferase-like — translation MNRVFMYGTLKRGQPNHYVLSEVGHERYTYIGNGFTSTKWPLVISSEHNIPYLLDKEGDGYNIKGEVYDVDDVLLRHIDQFECYPDVYGRRKVDIIMTKEETGANTGPKTDPTTDSKTDLAEAIRLASQPGRIMECWIYYLPEPSSLLLELEKIEDYDSYGAHGRPYIPIYEEGKGWVGELDKPSS, via the exons ATGAATCGGGTATTCATGTATGGAACTCTAAAACGCGGGCAACCAAACCACTATGTGCTGTCGGAGGTAGGACATGAGAGATATACATACATAGGAAATGGTTTCACAAGCACGAAGTGGCCTCTTGTAATTTCTTCGGAGCATAATATCCCATATTTATTGGACAAGGAAGGCGATGGATAC AATATCAAAGGTGAAGTCTATGATGTGGATGACGTCCTCTTGAGACACATCGACCAATTCGAATGCTATCCCGACGTCTATGGCCGTCGAAAGGTGGACATCATCATGACCAAAGAAGAGACGGGTGCGAACACAGGTCCGAAAACCGATCCGACTACCGACTCGAAAACCGACTTGGCGGAAGCCATCCGACTGGCCAGTCAGCCGGGAAGAATAATGGAATGTTGGATTTATTATCTGCCCGAGCCAAGTTCTTTACTTCTGGAACTCGAAAAGATTGAAGACTATGATAGTTATGGAGCTCATGGGAGGCCGTATATACCAATTTATGAGGAGGGCAAAGGCTGGGTTGGTGAACTAGATAAGCCTTCATCATAA